The proteins below are encoded in one region of Ferruginibacter lapsinanis:
- a CDS encoding 5'-nucleotidase C-terminal domain-containing protein codes for MRTIFYSFYLFAIAALFTACDPVYQAQTVQYKDYRIKQEAKPSNELSTLLKPYSDNVNAKMNDLIAVAGMTLEKKSPEGTLNNVLTDAMLQMAKEKYQMPVDAAFLNYGAIRLPIVSQGNITRGKVYEIAPFDNILVLQQLTGAVLQQVLDNAASRGGWPCAGMSYQIKDKKAINIKIGGVALNESTTYTIALVDYIANGGDDCEMLKTIPQMNNGYLYRDAVMEYFARLNSQGKQIISKLENRVSNAE; via the coding sequence ATGCGTACAATATTCTATAGTTTTTATCTTTTTGCGATAGCCGCTCTGTTTACAGCCTGCGATCCTGTTTACCAGGCACAGACAGTTCAATACAAAGATTACCGAATCAAACAGGAGGCAAAGCCTTCTAATGAATTATCAACTTTACTAAAGCCATATTCTGATAATGTCAATGCTAAGATGAATGATCTGATCGCAGTTGCAGGAATGACACTGGAAAAAAAATCTCCCGAAGGAACATTAAACAATGTGTTAACAGATGCAATGCTTCAAATGGCAAAAGAAAAATATCAAATGCCGGTTGATGCAGCATTTCTTAATTATGGAGCAATTAGATTACCAATCGTGTCACAAGGCAATATAACCAGGGGTAAAGTATATGAAATAGCGCCTTTTGATAATATCCTGGTGCTGCAACAGTTAACAGGGGCGGTTTTACAGCAAGTGTTGGATAATGCGGCATCCAGAGGAGGTTGGCCATGTGCAGGAATGAGCTACCAGATAAAAGATAAAAAAGCGATCAATATTAAAATAGGTGGGGTGGCATTGAATGAGTCCACTACTTATACGATTGCATTAGTAGATTATATTGCCAATGGCGGAGATGATTGCGAAATGTTGAAAACTATTCCCCAAATGAATAATGGTTACTTGTACAGAGACGCTGTTATGGAGTATTTCGCCAGATTAAACAGCCAGGGAAAACAAATTATTTCTAAACTAGAAAACAGGGTATCCAATGCAGAGTAG
- a CDS encoding DUF3127 domain-containing protein, whose product MSYELTGKLVAKFDTVQRKETFKTREFVVEKTDEIGGRTISNFIKFQSVQDKTTIIDKVNVGDDIKVHFNIKGTKWEKDGKINYITNLDAWRIEQILQGGAASPKETAIDNDYLEPLDTFTASSPDAIDDLPF is encoded by the coding sequence ATGAGCTACGAATTAACAGGCAAACTAGTTGCCAAATTTGATACGGTACAACGTAAAGAAACTTTTAAAACAAGAGAGTTTGTGGTTGAAAAAACAGATGAGATCGGAGGAAGAACCATCAGCAATTTTATCAAGTTTCAATCTGTGCAGGATAAAACCACCATTATTGACAAAGTGAATGTTGGTGACGATATAAAAGTTCATTTTAACATTAAAGGAACCAAATGGGAAAAAGATGGTAAGATAAACTACATTACCAATTTAGATGCATGGAGAATAGAACAGATCTTGCAAGGTGGTGCAGCATCTCCAAAAGAAACAGCTATCGACAACGATTACCTGGAACCATTGGATACATTCACTGCATCTTCACCTGATGCGATAGATGACCTGCCATTTTAA
- a CDS encoding NAD(P)/FAD-dependent oxidoreductase codes for MQQKISLKTLPSEAADDSIIKRLIANSCSKKVSSVSGYTITKRSIDARAKTIWVNLTVNAFIDEPYHHREIQTFTFNDIRNAPKRVIIIGAGPAGLFAALQLIETGIKPIILERGKDVRARRRDLAALNKEGIVNPESNYCFGEGGAGTYSDGKLYTRSNKRGDIDRILNLFVHFGAEEKILYEAHPHIGTNKLPHIITEMRKRILDCGGEFLFEKKVVDFEITNEKIKAVKTADGNTFTADAFILATGHSARDIFELLHTKNILIEAKPFALGVRVEHPQQLIDSVQYHCDARGEFLPPASYSLVQQVNNRGVFSFCMCPGGIIAPAATTSGELVVNGWSPSKRNNPYANSGMVVQIELSDVIKNEKMKGDALAMMRFQQMVEQKSFNAGGGKFVAPAQRMVDFSNKKISADLPDCSYQPGLNSVQLNEVLPDFVYSALAKGFVEFGKKMKGYFTNDAVVVATESRTSSPVRIPRDAGNLHHPQIKNLYPCAEGAGYAGGIVSAAMDGERVAKQIAGLLMC; via the coding sequence ATGCAACAAAAAATCTCTTTAAAAACACTTCCTTCAGAAGCTGCAGACGATTCTATAATAAAACGACTGATCGCAAACAGCTGCAGTAAAAAAGTATCTTCCGTTTCAGGATATACCATTACAAAAAGATCTATTGATGCCAGGGCAAAGACCATCTGGGTAAATCTTACTGTAAATGCTTTTATTGATGAACCTTATCATCACAGAGAAATTCAAACTTTTACTTTTAATGACATACGTAACGCACCAAAAAGAGTCATTATCATCGGTGCCGGACCAGCCGGGCTATTTGCTGCATTGCAATTGATAGAAACAGGCATTAAACCCATTATTTTAGAAAGAGGAAAAGATGTAAGAGCACGACGCAGAGATCTAGCTGCTTTGAATAAAGAAGGAATTGTTAATCCTGAGAGTAATTATTGTTTTGGTGAAGGTGGTGCCGGAACATACAGTGATGGTAAACTATACACTCGTAGTAATAAAAGAGGAGATATTGACAGAATATTGAATCTGTTTGTACATTTCGGCGCTGAGGAAAAAATTTTATACGAAGCTCATCCACATATCGGTACCAATAAATTACCGCACATCATAACTGAAATGCGTAAACGAATTTTAGACTGTGGCGGCGAGTTTTTATTTGAAAAAAAAGTAGTTGATTTCGAAATAACCAACGAAAAAATAAAAGCAGTAAAAACAGCGGATGGGAATACTTTTACAGCAGATGCTTTTATTCTTGCTACAGGGCACTCCGCAAGAGATATTTTTGAGTTGCTGCACACCAAGAATATTTTAATTGAAGCAAAACCTTTTGCATTAGGAGTAAGAGTAGAACATCCGCAACAATTAATTGACAGTGTTCAATATCATTGTGATGCAAGAGGAGAATTTTTACCTCCTGCATCTTACAGTCTGGTGCAACAAGTTAATAACAGAGGTGTGTTTTCTTTTTGTATGTGCCCCGGCGGTATCATTGCTCCAGCAGCAACAACTTCGGGTGAATTGGTGGTAAATGGATGGAGCCCATCTAAAAGAAATAACCCATATGCAAATAGCGGAATGGTAGTACAGATAGAGTTGAGTGATGTGATCAAGAATGAAAAAATGAAAGGGGATGCTTTAGCTATGATGCGCTTTCAGCAGATGGTAGAACAAAAAAGTTTTAATGCCGGCGGAGGAAAGTTTGTAGCACCTGCACAACGTATGGTCGATTTTTCTAACAAAAAAATATCTGCAGACTTACCTGATTGTTCTTATCAACCGGGACTCAATTCTGTACAATTAAATGAAGTATTACCTGATTTTGTTTACAGTGCTTTAGCAAAGGGGTTTGTTGAATTTGGTAAAAAGATGAAGGGTTATTTTACCAATGATGCAGTTGTGGTAGCAACTGAAAGTCGCACCTCTTCGCCTGTCCGTATTCCGAGAGATGCAGGAAATTTACACCACCCTCAAATAAAAAATTTATACCCTTGTGCAGAAGGTGCAGGGTATGCAGGAGGTATTGTAAGTGCTGCAATGGATGGAGAAAGAGTGGCGAAGCAAATTGCCGGCTTGCTGATGTGCTGA
- a CDS encoding ABC transporter ATP-binding protein, with product MNLLELHDLRKYFATQKAVDDISFNIEQGNIFGLLGPNGAGKTTLLRMITGIFYPDSGEIIFNGKKFDPSNDAALIGYMPEERGLYKKMKIGEQALYLARLKGLSKADAMQKLKIWFEKFEMQSWWNKKVEDLSKGMSQKLQFVTTVLHEPKLIILDEPFSGLDPVNANLIKDEIFNLAKNGCTVIFSTHRMEQVEEICNHIVLVNKGHKILDGTVSDVKDQFKENIYQINATTSAEHLFTSLFEVVKHQPDQLLIKLQPDVSTNDVLKHFISQHINIHSFHEVLPSLNDIFIKLVEGSPEARQFI from the coding sequence ATGAACTTATTAGAATTACACGATCTCAGAAAGTATTTTGCAACACAAAAAGCTGTTGATGATATCAGCTTCAATATTGAGCAAGGAAATATTTTTGGTCTACTTGGCCCAAATGGTGCCGGCAAAACAACATTGCTGCGAATGATCACAGGCATATTCTATCCCGATAGCGGTGAGATCATTTTCAACGGAAAAAAATTTGACCCCAGTAATGATGCTGCACTGATTGGCTATATGCCCGAGGAAAGAGGTTTATATAAAAAAATGAAAATTGGTGAGCAGGCATTGTACCTGGCCAGGTTAAAAGGTTTAAGCAAAGCCGATGCCATGCAAAAACTCAAAATATGGTTTGAAAAATTTGAGATGCAAAGCTGGTGGAATAAAAAAGTAGAAGACCTTAGCAAAGGGATGAGTCAGAAATTGCAATTTGTAACAACTGTATTGCATGAACCAAAATTGATCATACTGGATGAACCCTTCAGTGGCTTAGACCCTGTCAATGCTAACCTGATAAAGGATGAAATATTTAATCTTGCAAAAAATGGCTGCACCGTAATTTTCAGTACACATCGAATGGAGCAGGTAGAAGAGATTTGTAACCATATTGTATTAGTGAATAAAGGACACAAAATTTTAGATGGCACAGTGTCCGACGTAAAAGATCAATTCAAAGAAAATATTTACCAGATCAACGCCACCACTTCCGCAGAACATTTATTTACATCCTTGTTTGAAGTAGTAAAACATCAACCCGATCAATTATTAATAAAGTTGCAACCCGATGTTTCAACAAATGATGTTTTAAAACACTTTATCAGTCAACATATCAATATTCATTCATTTCACGAAGTATTGCCTTCTTTAAATGACATCTTCATCAAGTTGGTAGAAGGGTCGCCTGAAGCAAGGCAATTCATTTAA
- a CDS encoding ABC transporter permease → MSKTWLIIQREYITRVRNKTFLLSTFLLPLVIVLFIAGTIFISAKGSSGKCLVAFNDETGVFKNKLKNKADQSVTFIYTSDTAFDALLNKEYDAYIHVKDLQKKSPGTISIEVKKQISTEAEDYIRNQMNLVLENKMLQENFQLPLTALDSMRNSAKNIDLIQSKDEGKGKQQIYSGLTSAIGFFCGILIYITMLIYGTQVMRGVMEEKTNRIAEVIVSSVKPFQLMMGKIIGIGAVGLTQFLLWVILVAGIFSVAQIFIPHDIMLQVQQLQSNPGIQSNSAMQISEAAKNIAEAKDALNSINWPLILGCFLFFFLGGYLFYSSLFAAVGSVINEDPQEAQSLILPITMPIIFGFIIMTQAAQNPNTSLAFWGSMIPFTSPIVMMGRIPAPGAVPWWELGLSMLLLVSGFLITTWLAAKIYHTGILMYGKKGSWKEMFKWAFRRS, encoded by the coding sequence ATGAGCAAAACCTGGCTAATCATACAAAGAGAATATATTACACGGGTAAGAAATAAAACATTTTTGTTATCAACCTTCCTGTTGCCATTGGTGATCGTATTATTTATCGCCGGAACAATTTTTATTTCTGCAAAAGGCTCTTCTGGGAAATGCCTGGTAGCATTCAATGATGAGACAGGAGTGTTTAAAAACAAATTGAAAAACAAAGCTGACCAATCGGTTACTTTTATTTACACCTCAGATACAGCTTTTGATGCTTTGTTGAACAAAGAATATGATGCTTACATACATGTAAAAGATCTGCAAAAAAAATCTCCAGGCACAATCTCCATTGAAGTAAAAAAACAGATCAGTACAGAAGCAGAAGACTATATCAGAAACCAGATGAACCTGGTTTTAGAAAATAAAATGCTGCAGGAAAATTTCCAATTACCACTTACAGCATTAGACTCTATGCGTAACAGCGCAAAAAACATTGACCTGATACAATCAAAGGATGAAGGGAAAGGCAAACAACAAATATATTCAGGACTAACATCAGCTATCGGCTTCTTTTGTGGTATATTAATTTACATTACGATGCTGATATATGGCACTCAGGTGATGCGTGGGGTGATGGAAGAAAAAACAAATCGTATTGCAGAAGTTATAGTAAGTTCTGTAAAACCATTTCAGTTAATGATGGGTAAAATAATTGGCATTGGTGCCGTAGGACTAACACAGTTCTTACTTTGGGTCATTTTAGTTGCAGGTATTTTTTCTGTTGCGCAGATATTTATACCACACGATATCATGCTGCAGGTACAACAACTGCAAAGCAATCCCGGAATACAGAGTAATAGTGCTATGCAGATCAGCGAAGCTGCAAAGAATATTGCTGAAGCAAAAGATGCTTTGAATTCTATTAACTGGCCGCTGATACTAGGATGTTTTCTGTTTTTCTTTTTAGGAGGTTATCTATTTTATTCATCGTTATTTGCGGCAGTAGGTAGTGTTATCAATGAAGATCCGCAAGAAGCCCAGTCATTAATATTACCCATCACCATGCCGATCATTTTTGGATTTATTATTATGACGCAGGCTGCTCAAAACCCCAATACCTCACTGGCATTTTGGGGAAGTATGATACCATTCACTTCGCCTATTGTAATGATGGGCCGCATACCGGCCCCCGGCGCAGTTCCCTGGTGGGAGCTAGGTTTATCGATGTTGCTGTTGGTGTCGGGTTTTTTAATAACTACCTGGCTGGCAGCCAAGATATATCACACCGGCATATTGATGTACGGCAAAAAAGGTTCGTGGAAAGAAATGTTTAAATGGGCTTTCAGAAGATCTTAG
- a CDS encoding Wzz/FepE/Etk N-terminal domain-containing protein yields the protein MDTAELTRALFIRLGKSKMLILLTAGIFAVLLFFYAYTSKPSYTSKASVFPLTNPTESALSGGGLSSLLGMNGSAQSFSSDASINIIELALSRNVREAVASTRLPNRDNRTIAELLINEKNKQSGLFSSKSNVPTDSVSLATVGGSMLKNAIDAKINKNGVLELNFTSTDESLVKPVTEVLISKISQFYINLRIQKASADYDFIVKKIDSLNGVVGIYDKRAIGMQNSTFFTPDRLEYSLPKENLTEDKERIKAQRNAAISNRDEALWRLQKVTPIIATLDKPDPPFAVDKKSEIVWAILGFILGAILAAVFSVSGLLYKYVKAEIHRSVFGTAA from the coding sequence GTGGATACAGCAGAACTAACAAGAGCTTTATTTATCAGACTCGGCAAGTCTAAAATGCTGATTTTACTAACTGCAGGTATTTTTGCTGTTTTGCTTTTCTTTTATGCCTATACCTCAAAGCCATCATACACCTCAAAGGCATCTGTATTTCCACTGACTAATCCAACCGAATCGGCTCTTTCGGGAGGTGGTCTTAGCAGTCTTTTAGGAATGAATGGTTCAGCACAAAGTTTCAGTAGTGATGCCTCGATCAATATTATTGAATTGGCATTAAGCCGAAACGTTAGAGAAGCTGTAGCTTCAACAAGGTTGCCAAATAGAGATAATAGAACTATTGCAGAGTTATTGATCAATGAGAAAAATAAACAGAGTGGTTTGTTTAGTTCAAAATCTAATGTCCCTACAGATAGTGTATCGTTGGCAACTGTAGGAGGAAGTATGTTGAAAAATGCGATCGACGCAAAAATTAATAAGAACGGTGTACTTGAATTAAATTTTACCAGCACAGATGAAAGTCTGGTGAAACCGGTTACCGAAGTACTTATTTCTAAAATATCTCAGTTTTATATCAACCTGAGAATACAAAAAGCTTCTGCAGATTATGATTTTATTGTAAAAAAAATAGATTCTTTAAATGGCGTTGTAGGTATTTATGATAAAAGAGCCATAGGAATGCAGAACTCTACATTTTTTACCCCTGATAGATTGGAATATTCATTACCAAAAGAAAATCTGACAGAAGATAAAGAAAGAATCAAAGCACAAAGAAATGCTGCTATCAGCAACAGGGATGAGGCGCTTTGGCGGTTACAAAAAGTTACTCCGATTATTGCAACTTTGGATAAGCCTGATCCCCCTTTCGCAGTTGATAAAAAATCAGAAATTGTTTGGGCCATCCTTGGTTTTATATTAGGTGCAATATTAGCTGCTGTTTTTTCTGTTAGTGGGTTGTTGTATAAATATGTAAAGGCAGAGATACATCGTTCTGTTTTTGGCACTGCTGCTTAA
- a CDS encoding polysaccharide biosynthesis/export family protein: MSFNLKLLVNMRVKLLLVILMGSSLSAFCQPPVTTPVQEEVKGILTEPSLQAPQKNLKEIFGDNNKSIIAGEDKNKQTTTPVVIRDTLIEDNVKSNSYKSDDTYGTNIFKNAAMMNIAELSTPPLDYPIGVGDHIIVALWGGGEYQEDYVVAKDGSIFPASLGKITVQGLTFESARSLIYSRFKSVVPATTNVQITLGQPRTINVNVGGEVNNPGPVTVSAFSNAFNVIGLAGGVTQYGNLREIQVKRNGKVIETLDVYKYLTSGDIGGRIYLQNNDFVLVRFVDKKVLATGQFKRPMYYQLKKDEGIKALISFAGGFTPDAYSSDVKVVRTDDEKQVIYDVNATAILKQNKADYLLKDGDVVKVNLINPGIINKVEVTGEVSYPGLYEIKKNDRLFDVINRAGGITRNTYLPRAYIFRKGADSTNLKADKIEISLRDIENGSGVDNVLLEPNDMIQLFSNAEFGEQQFVEISGEVRKPGKLKRYGGMTLQDLIYLSGGLKSSAEFGRLEISSIVDMDSAQKGLKPTQTVIKSYSVLQNLELDSVASKVLLKPYDQVFVRKNPTFQLQQNVTIEGLVKYPGNYPRLSKDEKLSSYIQRAGGVLDNADLTGAVLIRNKKDPYRVNQAAPSVDAAGNPVSNSADKPVSIDLEKALQEKNTKYDIVLQERDIIYIPEVNPFVTIQGRVQSPVKITFDKEYNRLMYYIDKAGGFGVKPWRKRIYVTYANGKSRRTRNFFFMHFYPKVKEGSTITVPEKQEGKDFGNVIVQSITASIPIIIGAIIIRNL; the protein is encoded by the coding sequence ATGTCATTTAATTTGAAGTTATTGGTAAATATGAGAGTAAAACTGTTGCTTGTTATATTGATGGGTTCCTCATTAAGTGCATTTTGTCAACCACCCGTTACTACCCCTGTGCAGGAAGAAGTTAAGGGGATACTTACAGAGCCATCTCTACAAGCTCCGCAAAAAAATTTAAAGGAAATTTTTGGCGACAATAATAAAAGTATTATAGCCGGAGAAGACAAGAATAAACAAACAACAACCCCTGTTGTGATCAGAGATACGTTAATTGAAGACAACGTTAAGTCTAATAGTTATAAATCTGACGATACTTACGGAACAAATATTTTCAAAAATGCTGCAATGATGAACATTGCGGAACTTTCTACACCTCCATTGGATTATCCGATAGGAGTGGGTGATCATATTATCGTAGCACTTTGGGGCGGTGGTGAATACCAGGAAGATTACGTTGTAGCAAAAGATGGCTCGATCTTTCCCGCAAGTCTGGGTAAAATAACAGTGCAGGGGTTAACCTTTGAATCTGCCAGATCATTAATCTATTCCAGATTCAAAAGTGTTGTTCCGGCTACTACCAACGTACAGATAACTCTTGGTCAACCAAGAACGATCAATGTAAACGTAGGAGGAGAAGTAAACAATCCGGGCCCTGTAACCGTTTCTGCATTTTCCAATGCATTCAATGTAATTGGTTTGGCCGGCGGAGTTACGCAGTATGGTAATTTAAGAGAGATACAGGTTAAAAGAAATGGAAAAGTGATAGAAACACTTGACGTATACAAATATTTAACATCAGGAGATATAGGCGGCCGCATCTATTTACAAAATAATGATTTTGTATTGGTTCGTTTTGTTGATAAAAAAGTATTGGCTACCGGGCAATTTAAACGCCCTATGTATTATCAACTGAAAAAGGATGAAGGGATAAAAGCATTAATAAGTTTTGCAGGAGGATTTACACCAGATGCATATTCATCTGATGTGAAAGTAGTGAGAACCGATGATGAGAAGCAGGTGATATATGATGTAAATGCCACGGCCATCCTAAAACAAAATAAGGCTGATTATTTACTGAAAGATGGGGATGTGGTGAAAGTAAATTTGATCAATCCGGGGATTATTAATAAAGTAGAAGTAACCGGTGAAGTATCTTATCCGGGCTTATATGAAATAAAAAAGAATGACCGTCTGTTTGATGTTATCAACCGTGCAGGAGGAATTACAAGAAATACTTATCTGCCAAGGGCATATATATTTAGAAAAGGAGCCGATTCAACCAATCTTAAGGCAGATAAAATTGAGATCAGTTTAAGAGACATTGAAAATGGTTCTGGTGTTGATAATGTTTTGTTGGAGCCAAATGATATGATACAATTGTTTTCGAATGCAGAGTTTGGTGAACAACAATTTGTAGAGATCTCCGGAGAAGTTCGTAAACCTGGAAAACTCAAAAGATACGGAGGCATGACATTGCAGGACCTGATCTACTTATCCGGCGGGTTAAAGTCTTCAGCAGAATTCGGAAGATTGGAAATATCAAGTATTGTTGACATGGACTCTGCACAAAAAGGACTTAAACCAACTCAAACAGTTATTAAGTCGTATTCAGTCTTACAAAATCTTGAACTTGATTCAGTGGCATCAAAGGTTTTGCTGAAACCTTATGACCAGGTTTTTGTAAGAAAAAATCCAACATTTCAATTACAGCAAAATGTAACTATAGAGGGCCTCGTTAAATATCCGGGTAATTATCCTCGTTTGAGTAAAGATGAAAAACTGTCGTCATATATACAAAGGGCCGGAGGGGTTTTGGATAATGCAGATCTGACCGGTGCAGTTTTGATTCGGAACAAAAAAGATCCTTACAGAGTAAATCAAGCTGCCCCTTCTGTTGATGCAGCGGGTAATCCTGTATCTAATAGTGCGGATAAGCCTGTTAGCATCGATCTTGAAAAAGCATTACAAGAAAAAAATACAAAGTATGATATTGTGCTTCAGGAAAGAGATATCATCTACATACCGGAAGTAAATCCTTTTGTAACAATACAAGGCCGTGTACAGTCGCCTGTAAAGATAACTTTTGATAAGGAGTACAATCGACTGATGTACTATATCGACAAAGCGGGAGGGTTTGGTGTGAAACCTTGGCGTAAAAGGATTTATGTTACCTATGCCAATGGAAAAAGCAGAAGGACAAGGAACTTCTTCTTCATGCACTTTTATCCTAAAGTAAAAGAAGGAAGCACCATAACAGTGCCTGAAAAACAAGAGGGCAAAGATTTTGGAAATGTGATCGTACAATCAATAACAGCCAGCATTCCAATTATCATCGGTGCAATAATTATTCGAAATCTTTAA
- a CDS encoding NAD(P)H-dependent flavin oxidoreductase, translating into MYTNKITTLFKIDYPIIQAGMVWASGWRLASAVSNAGGLGLIGSGSMYPDVLKEHIQKCKAATDKPFGVNVPLLYPDTDKHIQTIIAEKVPIVFTSAGNPNTWTSILKQHGVTVVHVVSSSKFAQKAQVAGCDAVVAEGFEAGGHNGREETTTMVLVPAVCNAVTIPVIAAGGIATGKQMLAAMVLGAEAVQIGSRFVASEEASSHPAFKNAVINATEGDTMLSLKKITPVRLLKNDFFAIVQQAEADCVSADKLKELLGKGRAKKGMFEGDLKNGELEIGQVSAIIDKIQPAGDIVKEVWEEFTMLLQKPLK; encoded by the coding sequence TTGTATACTAACAAAATAACGACTCTCTTCAAGATCGATTATCCCATCATACAAGCTGGTATGGTATGGGCAAGCGGCTGGCGTTTGGCAAGTGCAGTGAGTAATGCAGGGGGATTGGGATTAATAGGGAGCGGTAGTATGTATCCAGATGTATTGAAAGAACACATTCAAAAATGCAAAGCAGCTACAGATAAACCCTTTGGTGTAAATGTTCCGTTATTATATCCGGATACCGACAAACATATTCAAACCATCATTGCCGAAAAAGTGCCGATCGTATTCACATCAGCCGGCAATCCCAACACATGGACATCTATCTTAAAACAACATGGCGTTACGGTAGTGCATGTGGTGAGCAGCAGCAAGTTTGCCCAAAAGGCGCAGGTGGCAGGATGTGATGCTGTTGTGGCAGAAGGGTTCGAGGCAGGCGGTCACAATGGGAGGGAAGAGACAACAACAATGGTTTTGGTGCCTGCGGTTTGTAATGCGGTTACAATACCCGTTATAGCAGCCGGGGGCATTGCCACCGGCAAACAGATGTTGGCAGCAATGGTATTAGGTGCAGAGGCGGTGCAAATAGGCAGCAGGTTTGTAGCAAGTGAAGAGGCTTCGTCCCACCCGGCATTTAAAAATGCTGTTATAAATGCAACAGAAGGAGATACAATGCTATCTTTAAAGAAAATTACACCTGTGCGACTGTTGAAAAATGATTTTTTCGCTATTGTACAGCAGGCAGAAGCTGACTGTGTTTCTGCGGATAAACTAAAAGAATTATTAGGTAAAGGCAGGGCAAAAAAAGGTATGTTTGAAGGAGATTTGAAAAATGGAGAGTTGGAAATTGGCCAGGTAAGCGCAATTATTGATAAAATTCAGCCTGCCGGCGATATTGTAAAAGAGGTTTGGGAAGAATTTACAATGTTACTTCAAAAGCCTCTCAAATAA
- a CDS encoding sugar phosphate nucleotidyltransferase: MKAIIPVAGAGTKLRPHTYTQPKALIPLAGKTVLSIIVDQLHSAGINEFIFIVGYLGEKIQDYVKAKYPDLTCHFVYQNERYGTGHAIDLAKEIVGTDEVFIVLGDTIAEYDVKEVIDSPYSMLGVKKVDDPRNFGVAEIEEDGFISRVVEKPSIPKSNMALVGIYKIKETDFLFNCLKKIIEKAEALVKELSLTDALECMIQSGAKFKSFKVQSWFDCGKKETLLESNATLLKKFGGGLADNHHFENTIIIPPVSIGEGCDIRNSVIGPNVTIGEHTILNYTIVKESIIGSFSKLFDVVLDDSLIGSDTGVKGETRSLNIGDNTDIDLG, translated from the coding sequence ATGAAGGCAATAATCCCCGTGGCCGGAGCCGGTACAAAGTTACGACCACATACATATACACAACCTAAAGCGCTAATTCCTCTTGCCGGTAAAACGGTGTTGAGTATAATTGTAGATCAACTGCACAGTGCTGGTATCAATGAATTTATTTTTATTGTTGGATATCTGGGAGAAAAGATCCAGGATTATGTAAAAGCTAAATACCCCGATCTTACCTGCCATTTTGTATATCAGAATGAAAGATATGGAACTGGTCATGCCATCGATTTGGCAAAAGAGATCGTAGGCACGGATGAAGTATTTATTGTTTTAGGAGATACCATTGCAGAGTACGATGTGAAAGAAGTGATCGACTCTCCTTACTCGATGTTGGGGGTAAAAAAAGTAGATGATCCAAGAAATTTTGGTGTTGCAGAAATAGAAGAAGATGGATTTATTTCAAGAGTGGTAGAAAAACCTTCGATACCCAAAAGTAATATGGCTTTAGTTGGTATCTATAAAATAAAAGAAACAGATTTTTTATTTAACTGTCTTAAGAAGATCATCGAAAAGGCAGAAGCATTGGTTAAAGAGTTAAGTCTTACTGATGCGTTGGAATGCATGATACAGAGCGGTGCAAAATTCAAATCATTTAAAGTGCAAAGCTGGTTTGATTGCGGAAAGAAAGAAACCCTGTTGGAATCCAATGCCACACTACTGAAAAAATTCGGCGGTGGTCTTGCCGATAATCATCACTTTGAAAATACTATTATCATTCCTCCCGTTAGTATCGGCGAAGGCTGCGATATCAGAAACTCCGTAATAGGTCCAAATGTTACTATTGGAGAACATACTATTTTAAATTATACCATCGTTAAAGAATCTATCATTGGTTCATTTTCTAAATTGTTTGACGTAGTGTTGGATGATTCTTTGATTGGTAGTGATACCGGTGTAAAAGGCGAAACCCGTTCTCTCAATATCGGAGATAATACTGATATTGATCTGGGGTAA